The following proteins are encoded in a genomic region of Magnolia sinica isolate HGM2019 chromosome 1, MsV1, whole genome shotgun sequence:
- the LOC131219455 gene encoding 1-aminocyclopropane-1-carboxylate synthase 7-like, with product MGAEVEKCGVELSGIAASETHGEESPYFAGWKAYDEDPYDAVKNPSGVIQMGLAENQVSLDLIEEYLGQHPEASNWGIGKSSLREIALFQDYNGLKTFRQALASFMEQIRGKRVKFDPNRIVLTAGATAANELLTFILADPGEALLVPTPYYPGFDRDLRWRTGVKIVPVHGTSKNNFRITVEALENAYFEAESTNIKIKGLLITNPLNPLGATIERSVLEDILRFVSHKNIHLISDEIYSGSAFSSSEFTSIAEIVEAHNYKDSERVHIVYSLSKDLGLPGFRVGTVYSYNDKVVTSARRMSSFSLVSSQTQLLLAAMLSDIEFTERYIRINRERLRKRYESFVEGLRWAGIECLDGNAGLFCWMNLRPLMEETTREGELELWDSILNEVKVNVSPGCSCHCSEFGWFRVCFANMSQEVLGVALRRMKEFMERRKRKAQLFV from the exons ATGGGTGCAGAAGTTGAGAAATGTGGTGTTGAATTGTCAGGAATTGCAGCTTCTGAAACACATGGAGAAGAGTCCCCTTATTTTGCTGGATGGAAAGCTTATGATGAAGATCCTTATGATGCTGTGAAGAACCCTTCAGGAGTCATCCAGATGGGATTAGCTGAAAACCAA GTTTCATTGGATTTGATAGAGGAGTATTTGGGGCAGCATCCAGAAGCATCTAATTGGGGGATTGGGAAGTCTAGCTTGAGAGAAATTGCCTTGTTTCAAGACTATAATGGACTCAAAACTTTCAGAcag GCATTGGCAAGTTTCATGGAGCAAATAAGAGGAAAAAGAGTGAAATTCGATCCTAATAGGATTGTCCTAACTGCAGGCGCGACTGCAGCCAACGAGCTATTAACATTCATATTAGCAGACCCAGGAGAAGCTTTGCTGGTTCCAACTCCATATTATCCAGG TTTCGATCGAGATCTAAGGTGGAGAACCGGCGTAAAGATTGTACCTGTCCATGGCACCAGCAAGAACAACTTCCGAATCACTGTCGAAGCCTTAGAAAATGCCTACTTTGAAGCTGAATCTACAAACATTAAAATCAAAGGCCTTCTGATTACAAATCCATTGAACCCATTAGGCGCAACGATTGAACGTTCGGTCCTCGAAGACATTCTCCGCTTTGTCTCGCATAAAAACATCCATCTCATATCCGACGAGATCTACTCAGGCTCTGCCTTCTCCTCATCCGAATTTACAAGCATCGCGGAGATCGTCGAGGCCCACAACTATAAAGATTCAGAGAGGGTCCACATTGTCTATAGCCTGTCCAAAGATCTGGGCCTTCCTGGATTTAGGGTTGGAACAGTATATTCATACAATGATAAGGTTGTGACTAGTGCAAGAAGGATGTCTAGCTTCAGCTTAGTTTCTTCTCAAACTCAACTTCTATTGGCTGCTATGCTATCAGATATTGAATTCACAGAGAGATATATAAGGATTAATAGAGAGAGATTAAGAAAGAGATATGAATCTTTTGTTGAGGGACTGCGGTGGGCGGGGATCGAGTGTTTGGATGGGAATGCTGGTCTATTTTGCTGGATGAATTTGAGGCCGTTGATGGAGGAGACGACGAGAGAAGGAGAGTTGGAGTTGTGGGATTCGATCCTGAATGAAGTGAAGGTAAATGTGTCTCCAGGGTGTTCTTGCCATTGTAGTGAGTTTGGGTGGTTTAGGGTGTGCTTTGCTAACATGAGCCAGGAGGTGTTGGGTGTTGCTCTAAGGAGAATGAAGGAGTTCAtggagaggagaaagagaaaggcCCAACTCTTCGTTTAG
- the LOC131217238 gene encoding uncharacterized protein LOC131217238, with amino-acid sequence MLSKSFKAGKCKTSLKLAIARIKLLKNKRDAQLKQMKRDLAHLLESGQEKTAMIRVEHVVREEKTMAAYDIVELYCELIVARLPIIESQKNCPIDLKEAISSVIFASPRCADIPELQDARKHFTAKYGKEFITSALELRPDCGVNRTIIEKLSAKTPDGETKIKILTAVAQEHNVKWDREALEEQVLKPSEDLLKGPSKFVSASTMHVESPNVQFQPPASQKHEPATTSVENDITRSSLSSTPLSSTSMSTPPSIPTTHPEPNRRGGVEQRHPFYKDENAYSNRQSWNMEFKDATSAAQAAAESAERASIAARAAAEMSRGNFTREYTTESQGPSFYGSRDEGHRRTGSKLKGEHVEHSVRMEDDLPSGSYGRSSQRTLSKQGSEMEDHRPLGAAESRYLGHGSVERRGDQSASSRSSVTAIHELAASHQKADEFSRNSSSEIESIKQNWQSKNIEKGDFFRESSVNKQPSRSASSHSSMGSFDDDISVENLQEEGFSHEGFTEPESVNPSQQSKETEKGDPLGMGSLWKPGRSSFSHSSTSPIDDDAIWVTNVRKHADDAEHSSVSMGQGNAQIGSEQPGVSDYCAAVFDDSGSDSDSRLELDSHSDRREHDSHFLPQGRKSPSHVSSNTDPWSPKQTGSESLLKDSFSTQLHFGTETHPSATFSEGIAKTTVPSQSDDLFPATFNDSDDPASENEEGDDFKLRGQMAQSSHGPADSSLYKKNEATGSNRKTWSHAASDDFELEEAHSEINQKAELNIAAEYHPSGKHTKSPRKYDLVMEPFNNSMVEEQHPVQSSRIPSSKEVGTQEKFGAPTLLASSNNLGLSNNSSNESGSELNLGGLMGGFRNKGYSRPPYIRGRSGDDSLPSKQSTMDETPTIVETPADFRTEKASASSKANNHELYNQKPRANILKESASSARTFFDSDSDDAEERQLHRPVGSSGYRGGMLSRRTKDSPRQSETASPSRLMRRSEVSTSSAFGVGSRSSPLSSSMAEPLSKPQIKTSRPSSSTAQPSKQLPQIEISESRDSAKSSQPSSAVEQPSKLALKTVISGSNEIPKLSSLTVRSTSRENSQKSASHVHPKLPDYDSLAAHLESLRSDRRSE; translated from the exons ATGCTATCCAAGAGCTTCAAGGCCGGGAAATG caaGACGTCTTTGAAGCTGGCGATTGCTCGCATAAAGCTTCTAAAGAACAAAAGGGACGCACAGTTGAAGCAGATGAAGAGGGATTTGGCTCACCTTCTTGAATCAGGGCAGGAGAAGACTGCAATGATTCGG GTTGAACACGTAGTCCGGGAGGAGAAGACAATGGCAGCATATGATATTGTTGAACTTTACTGTGAACTCATTGTCGCGCGCTTGCCTATTATTGAGTCTCAAAA GAACTGCCCCATTGATTTGAAGGAAGCGATATCTAGTGTAATTTTTGCATCCCCAAGGTGTGCCGACATACCAGAACTCCAGGATGCTCGCAAGCATTTCACTGCAAAATATGGGAAAGAGTTTATCACTTCTGCTCTTGAATTACGACCTGATTGTGGAGTAAACCGGACT ATCATTGAGAAGTTATCTGCAAAGACACCCGATGGTGAGACAAAAATCAAGATCTTAACTGCAGTTGCTCAAGAACACAATGTCAAATGGGATAGGGAGGCACTTGAAGAGCAAGTTCTCAAGCCTTCTGAGGATTTACTG AAAGGACCTAGTAAATTTGTGAGTGCCAGCACGATGCATGTGGAATCTCCTAATGTCCAATTCCAACCTCCTGCTAGCCAAAAGCATGAGCCGGCTACGACATCAGTCGAGAATGATATTACCAGATCATCATTGAGTTCCACACCCCTTTCTTCCACAAGCATGAGCACTCCTCCTTCAATTCCTACTACTCATCCTGAGCCGA ACAGAAGAGGTGGAGTAGAACAAAGACATCCATTTTATAAGGATGAGAATGCTTATTCGAATAGGCAGAGCTGGAATATGGAATTCAAGGATGCAACTTCCGCCGCACAGGCAGCCGCAGAATCTGCAGAAAGGGCAAGTATAGCTGCTAGGGCTGCTGCAGAAATGTCCCGTGGAAATTTTACAAGGGAGTATACCACAGAATCACAAGGACCATCTTTTTACGGTTCCAGAGATGAGGGACACAGAAGAACTGGTTCGAAGTTGAAGGGTGAACATGTTGAGCATTCAGTTAGGATGGAAGATGATCTACCGAGTGGTTCCTATGGAAGATCATCGCAAAGGACGCTGAGTAAGCAGGGAAGCGAAATGGAAGATCATCGCCCGTTGGGAGCAGCCGAAAGCAGATATCTTGGCCATGGAAGTGTGGAAAGGAGAGGTGATCAGTCCGCTTCTTCTCGTTCCAGTGTAACTGCCATTCATGAATTGGCAGCCAGTCACCAAAAGGCAGATGAGTTTTCTCGAAACAGCTCGTCTGAGATAGAATCTATCAAGCAGAATTGGCAGAGCAAAAATATTGAGAAGGGAGATTTTTTTAGGGAATCTAGTGTCAATAAACAACCTAGCCGATCTGCTTCCTCCCATTCCAGTATGGGTTCATTCGACGATGACATTTCTGTTGAAAATCTTCAGGAGGAAGGGTTTTCTCATGAAGGATTCACTGAGCCAGAATCTGTTAACCCGAGTCAACAGAGTAAGGAAACCGAGAAGGGTGACCCTCTTGGAATGGGAAGCCTCTGGAAACCTGGAAGGtcttctttctctcattccaGTACGAGTCCTATAGATGATGATGCTATTTGGGTTACGAATGTCCgcaagcatgcggatgatgctGAGCACTCTTCAGTCAGTATGGGACAAGGAAACGCTCAAATAGGCAGTGAGCAACCTGGTGTGAGTGATTATTGTGCTGCAGTTTTTGATGACTCAGGATCAGACAGTGACAGTCGTTTGGAATTAGATAGCCACAGTGACAGACGCGAACATGACTCACACTTTTTGCCCCAAGGAAGAAAGTCACCATCTCATGTCTCGTCAAACACAGATCCTTGGAGTCCAAAGCAGACGGGAAGTGAATCTCTTCTGAAGGACAGCTTCAGCACACAACTGCATTTTGGGACAGAAACCCATCCTTCTGCCACGTTTTCTGAAGGGATTGCAAAAACTACAGTTCCATCGCAGTCTGATGACTTATTTCCTGCAACCTTCAATGACTCTGATGACCCTGCTAGTGAGAATGAAGAGGGGGATGATTTTAAGCTCAGAGGACAAATGGCTCAAAGCAGTCATGGGCCGGCTGATTCATCACTTTATAAGAAAAATGAAGCAACAGGATCAAACAGAAAAACTTGGTCACATGCCGCCTCTGATGATTTTGAATTAGAAGAAGCTCACTCTGAGATTAACCAAAAGGCAGAACTGAACATTGCTGCTGAATATCACCCATCTGGAAAACATACGAAATCCCCCAGGAAATATGATTTAGTCATGGAACCGTTTAACAACTCAATGGTTGAAGAGCAGCACCCAGTGCAATCTTCGAGAATTCCATCATCCAAGGAAGTAGGGACTCAGGAAAAGTTTGGTGCACCGACTTTGCTTGCTAGTTCTAACAATTTGGGACTGTCAAATAACTCGAGCAATGAAAGTGGGAGTGAGTTGAACTTGGGAGGATTAATGGGTGGTTTCAGAAACAAAGGTTACAGCCGGCCACCTTACATCAGGGGTCGTTCTGGTGATGATTCACTCCCATCCAAACAATCAACAATGGATGAGACACCCACCATTGTTGAGACACCAGCTGATTTCCGCACTGAGAAGGCCTCAGCAAGTTCTAAAGCTAACAATCATGAGCTGTACAACCAGAAACCGCGTGCAAACATTCTCAAGGAATCAGCCTCGTCAGCAAGAACCTTTTTTGATTCAGATAGTGATGATGCTGAGGAGAGACAGCTGCACCGACCTGTTGGCAGCAGTGGCTATCGAGGTGGCATGCTTTCCCGCAGGACAAAGGATTCTCCAAGACAATCTGAAACGGCTAGTCCTTCAAGGCTTATGCGCAGGTCCGAGGTGTCAACTAGTTCTGCTTTTGGTGTTGGAAGCAGGTCCTCTCCTCTGAGTTCTTCTATGGCTGAACCTCTTTCTAAGCCTCAAATAAAGACATCAAGGCCCAGTTCATCAACTGCGCAACCATCCAAGCAGCTTCCACAGATTGAAATTTCAGAAAGTAGAGATAGTGCGAAATCTTCTCAACCTAGTTCAGCTGTTGAACAACCATCTAAGCTTGCCCTGAAGACTGTAATATCAGGGAGTAATGAAATTCCCAAGTTATCGAGTTTGACCGTGCGCTCAACATCAAGGGAGAACTCACAAAAGAGTGCTAGTCATGTTCACCCAAAGCTTCCGGACTATGATTCCTTGGCTGCACACCTGGAGTCACTCCGATCAGATCGACGTTCGGAATAG